In Amia ocellicauda isolate fAmiCal2 chromosome 5, fAmiCal2.hap1, whole genome shotgun sequence, a genomic segment contains:
- the actmap gene encoding actin maturation protease, translating to MVPPPPPIPLPPPPPPPPPPPPPPTAPCPGKKKLYQAIAAGKTPVSGDYEEARMLLSQRESSFRKDLQWALFNKYVPSLIQDGPQCGLVALWMAGQLLGTAGSVSVEWIMKRAIDRGYTVQGEMFSAQAMALLAEEVYGCVAELLTGGLGGENQARVIAHLSQGGPVLIPYDEDFNHEPCLRNGHRAHWSVASGVLLGVSAGADPRHIQSDPEVPWMLLPGPQDVPSLLESRVEEVHLLAKQGKSLRYQLWALEWLRESNSQLYQLDPQRAQDGTQYVVPQGGVEAGLAGQVVLLHKRRIDRQADGFPAEA from the exons ATGGTTCCGCCACCCCCTCCCATTCCCCTGCCACCCCCGCCACCCCCGCCACCCCCGCCACCCCCTCCACCCACAGCCCCTTGCCCAGGGAAGAAGAAGCTGTACCAGGCCATTGCTGCAGGGAAGACCCCGGTCTCTGGAGACTATGAGGAGGCCCGAATGCTGCTCAGTCAAAGAGAGAGCAG TTTCCGGAAGGACCTGCAGTGGGCGCTGTTTAATAAGTATGTGCCTTCTCTGATCCAGGATGGACCACA GTGTGGGCTGGTGGCTCTGTGGATGGCCGGGCAGCTCCTGGGGACGGCGGGCTCCGTGTCTGTGGAGTGGATCATGAAACGGGCAATCGATAGGGGCTACACAGTGCAGGGAGAGATGTTCTCAG CCCAGGCGATGGCTCTGCTGGCGGAGGAGGTGTACGGTTGTGTGGCTGAGCTGCTGACTGGAGGCCTGGGGGGTGAGAACCAGGCGCGGGTCATCGCACACCTGTCTCAGGGCGGGCCTGTCCTCATCCC CTACGACGAGGACTTCAACCACGAGCCGTGCCTGAGGAACGGACACAGGGCTCACTGGTCTGTGGCGTCAG GGGTCCTGCTGGGTGTGTCGGCGGGTGCGGACCCCAGGCATATCCAGTCTGACCCAGAGGTGCCCTGGATGCTGCTGCCTGGGCCACAGGATGTCCCCTCGCTCCTGGAGTCAAGAGTGGAGGAGGTGCACCTTCTGGCCAAGCAGGGTAAGAGCCTGCGTTACCAGCTGTGGGCGCTGGAGTGGCTGCGGGAGAGCAACAGCCAGCTATACCAGCTGGACCCACAGCGGGCACAGGATGGCACCCAGTATGTGGTGCCCCAAGGTGGAGTGGAAGCTGGGTTGGCAGGGCAGGTGGTGCTGCTGCACAAGAGACGGATAGACAGACAGGCGGACGGCTTCCCGGCAGAGGcctga
- the snrpa gene encoding U1 small nuclear ribonucleoprotein A: protein MAGQELRPNHTIYINNLNEKIKKDELKKSLYAIFSQFGQILDILVSRSLRMRGQAFVIFKEVNSASNALRSMQGFPFYDKPMRIQYSKLDSDIIAKMKGTYVERDRKKEKRKGKEMVGGKKGMPGAPAQMAPGVPTPMPGMPPMSQAPRMMPMPGQPPYMPPPGMMPPPGMGPGQMPPGAMPPGPMMPGQMPGQMPHAQVPENPPNHILFLTNLPEETNELMLSMLFNQFPGFKEVRLVPGRHDIAFVEFDNEVQAGAAREALQGFKITQTNAMKISFAKK from the exons ATGGCTGGACAGGAGCTTCGGCCGAACCACACCATTTACATCAACAACCTCAATGAGAAGATCAAGAAGGATG AGCTGAAGAAGTCCCTGTACGCCATCTTCTCCCAGTTCGGCCAGATCCTGGACATCTTGGTGTCGCGTTCCTTGAGGATGAGGGGCCAGGCCTTCGTCATCTTCAAGGAGGTCAACAGCGCCTCCAATGCCCTGCGCTCCATGCAGGGCTTCCCCTTCTATGACAAGCCCATG CGCATCCAGTACTCTAAGTTGGACTCTGACATCATCGCCAAAATGAAGGGCACCTACGTGGAGCGCGACCGCAAGAAGGAGAAGAGGAAGGGCAAAGAGATGGTGGGCGGAAAGAAGGGAATGCCGGGAGCTCCAGCACAGATGGCCCCAGGGGTGCCCACACCCATGCCT GGCATGCCACCGATGAGCCAGGCTCCACGCATGATGCCCATGCCTGGTCAGCCCCCGTACATGCCCCCGCCTGGCATGATGCCCCCACCAGGGATGGGACCTGGACAGATGCCTCCTGGAGCCATGCCCCCTGGCCCGATGATGCCAGGACAGATGCCCGGACAGATGCCTCATGCCCAG GTGCCTGAGAATCCACCAAACCACATCCTGTTCCTGACCAACCTGCCTGAGGAGACCAACGAGCTGATGTTGTCTATGCTCTTCAATCA GTTCCCTGGCTTCAAAGAGGTGCGCCTGGTCCCCGGGCGGCATGATATTGCCTTTGTAGAGTTCGACAACGAGGTGCAGGCAGGGGCGGCCCGCGAGGCACTGCAGGGCTTCAAGATCACGCAAACCAACGCCATGAAAATCTCCTTTGCCAAGAAATAA